A stretch of Bos indicus x Bos taurus breed Angus x Brahman F1 hybrid chromosome 17, Bos_hybrid_MaternalHap_v2.0, whole genome shotgun sequence DNA encodes these proteins:
- the PRKAB1 gene encoding 5'-AMP-activated protein kinase subunit beta-1 has translation MGNTSSERAALDRQGGHKTPRRDSSGGSKDGDRPKILMDSPEDADLFHSEEIKAPEKEEFLAWQHDLEVNDKAPAQARPTVFRWTGGGKEVYLSGSFNNWSKLPLTRSHNNFVAILDLPEGEHQYKFFVDGQWTHDPSEPVVTSQLGTVNNVIQVKKTDFEVFDALMVDSQKCSDVSELSSSPPGPYHQEPYISKPEERFKAPPILPPHLLQVILNKDTGISCDPALLPEPNHVMLNHLYALSIKDGVMVLSATHRYKKKYVTTLLYKPI, from the exons ATGGGCAACACGAGCAGCGAGCGCGCTGCGCTGGACCGGCAGGGCGGCCACAAGACACCCCGAAGGGACAGCTCCGGGGGCTCCAAGGATGGAGACAGGCCCAAGATCCTGATGGACAGCCCCGAAGATGCCGACCTCTTTCACTCTGAGGAAATCAAG GCTCCAGAGAAGGAGGAGTTCCTGGCCTGGCAGCACGATCTGGAAGTGAACGACAAAGCTCCTGCCCAGGCTCGGCCAACTGTTTTTCGATGGACGGGGGGTGGAAAGGAAGTTTACTTGTCTGGGTCCTTTAACAACTGGAGTAAACTTCCCCTCACAAGAAG CCACAATAACTTTGTAGCCATCCTGGATCTGCCGGAAGGAGAGCATCAGTACAAGTTCTTTGTGGATGGTCAGTGGACACACGACCCTTCCGAG CCAGTAGTCACCAGCCAGCTTGGCACAGTCAACAACGTCATTCAGGTGAAGAAAACTGACTTTGAAGTGTTTGACGCTTTAATGGTGGATTCCCAAAAGTGCTCCGACGTGTCTG AGTTGTCCAGTTCCCCACCGGGACCCTACCATCAGGAGCCCTATATCTCGAAACCAGAGGAGCGGTTTAAAGCGCCTCCCATCCTCCCACCACATCTCCTCCAAGTCATCCTAAACAAGGACACGGGCATTTCC TGTGATCCAGCTTTGCTCCCTGAGCCCAACCACGTCATGTTGAACCACCTCTATGCGCTCTCCATCAAG GATGGAGTGATGGTGCTCAGCGCGACCCACCGGTACAAGAAAAAATACGTCACCACCTTGTTATACAAACCCATATGA